A genome region from Pristis pectinata isolate sPriPec2 chromosome 40, sPriPec2.1.pri, whole genome shotgun sequence includes the following:
- the cct3 gene encoding T-complex protein 1 subunit gamma produces the protein MLGRQVVVLSQNVKRESGRKVQQGNISAAKTIADVIRTCLGPRAMMKMLLDPMGGIVMTNDGNAILREIQVQHPAAKSMIEISRTQDEEVGDGTTSVIILTGEMLSVAEQYLEQQMHPSVIIGAYHQALDDMIATLEEISTAVDVNNRELMLKIINSAINTKVNNLQVDLACNIALDAVKTVELDENGRKEIDIKKYAKIEKVPGGFIHDSCVLRGVMLNKDVTHPRMRRHIKNPRIVLLDCSLEYKKGESQTDIEITREEDFTRILQMEEDYIQQICEDIIRLKPDLLFTEKGISDLALHYLMKANISAIRRIRKSDNNRIARACGARVVSRTDELHEEDIGTSAGLFEVKKIGDEYFAFITECKDPKACTILLRGASKEILAEVERNLQDAMQVTRNVLLDPRLVPGGGAVEMAVAHTLIEKSKSMTGVEQWPYRAVANALEVIPRTLIQNCGASTIRLLTSLRAKHTQEGCQTWGVNGETGTLADMKELGIWEPLTVKSQTFKTSVETAILLLRIDDIVSGHKSKKENNQGGEGDAAYN, from the exons ATGTTGGGGAGGCAGGTGGTGGTGCTGA GTCAGAACGTGAAGCGGGAGTCGGGCCGCAAGGTGCAACAGGGGAACATCAGTGCGGCCaag ACTATTGCAGATGTTATTCGAACATGCCTGGGACCAAGAGCTATGATGAAG ATGTTGCTGGATCCTATGGGTGGCATCGTCATGACAAACGACGGCAATGCCATTCTGCGAGAG ATCCAGGTGCAGCACCCAGCAGCCAAGTCCATGATTGAGATCAGCCGCACCCAGGACGAAGAAGTTGGCGATGGGACCACCTCTGTCATCATCCTCA CTGGAGAGATGCTTTCTGTAGCAGAGCAGTACCTCGAGCAGCAGATGCACCCCTCTGTGATCATTGGCGCTTATCACCAGGCGCTTGATGATATGATTGCCACGCTCGAAGAAATCAG CACTGCTGTTGACGTTAATAACCGTGAATTGATGCTGAAGATTATCAACAGTGCAATCAACACCAAGGTGAACAACTTGCAGGTTGACCTGGCCTGTAACATCGCACTCGATGCAGTGAAGACTGTAGAGTTGGATGAAAATGGCCGCAAGGAGATTGACATTAAGAAGTATGCCAAAATTGAGAAG GTTCCTGGGGGCTTCATTCATGACTCGTGTGTGCTACGAGGAGTGATGCTGAACAAGGATGTCACGCACCCCCGCATGCGCAGGCACATCAAGAACCCCCGCATCGTGCTCCTGGACTGCTCGCTGGAGTACAAGAAAGGGGAGAGCCAG ACTGATATTGAGATCACTCGTGAGGAGGACTTCACTCGCATCCTGCAGATGGAGGAAGATTACATTCAGCAAATCTGTGAGGATATCATCCGTCTGAAACCTGACCTCCTCTTCACCGAGAAGGGCATCTCAG ACCTAGCACTTCATTACCTCAtgaaagcaaatatctctgctatTCGTCGTATCAGAAAGAGTGACAACAACCGAATTGCCAG GGCATGCGGTGCTCGTGTTGTTAGCCGCACAGATGAGTTGCATGAGGAGGATATTGGCACTAGTGCTGGTCTGTTCGAGGTCAAGAAGATAGGCGATGAGTACTTTGCGTTCATCACTGAATGCAAAGACCCCAAAGCTTGCACCATTCTCCTGCGTGGAGCAAGCAAAGAGATTCTGGCG GAAGTAGAGCGTAACCTGCAAGACGCCATGCAGGTCACTCGTAACGTACTGCTGGACCCACGCTTGGTGCCTGGTGGTGGAGCAGTGGAGATGGCTGTGGCACATACACTGATTGAGAAGTCCAAGAGCATGACTGGAGTGGAGCAGTGGCCCTATCGTGCAGTTGCAAATGCTCTGGAAGTTATCCCCAGAACACTCATCCAGAACTGTGGAGCAAGCACCATCCGTTTACTCACCTCGCTTCGG GCAAAGCACACACAGGAAGGCTGCCAGACCTGGGGAGTCAACGGAGAGACTGGAACCTTGGCGGACATGAAGGAGCTTGGGATCTGGGAACCACTGACTGTCAAATCACAGACTTTTAAAACCTCAGTGGAG ACTGCCATCCTGCTGCTGCGCATTGATGACATCGTGTCCGGCCACAAGAGCAAGAAGGAGAACAATCAAGGAGGTGAAGGAGATGCTGCGTACAATTAA